Below is a genomic region from Pyrococcus kukulkanii.
CTTTAGTGTATGCCATTGAGTACACAAAGACCGCCAGTGAAGAAACCCCCAGGATTAGGAGGAAATAGTTCTCAACGCTACTTAAATCCCTAACTGCCAAGCCTATCATGATGAGCGAGGAGATTGAGGCTATCCCAAGCCCCACCCTTGCAAATCCCATAAATCCAACGAGCGAGGCTAGGGCTAAGAGGTAAGGGACGACTTCCATTTTACCACCCCACTATGAGCTTGTAACCTAACGCTGGAGCAATAACGGCCAAGACAGCAAGGATCGCAATTACTCCCCTCATGAGGCCGGTAACCTTCAAGTCCTCGCCTCCCAGCATGTCCCTAACCCTCAGCGCCGATACAACGAAGAACACCGTTGAATCCAGAAGGATTAGAAGGACGATCGCCCAGCATAGCCCCCCTATCTGAACCCCGGATCTGAGGAGGAGAGCCTTACTGAAGAATATCCCAAATGGAGGAGCTCCGGCTAGGCCAAAGAGGGAGAGCATCCAAACTGTTCCTACTAAACCACCCACCTTTATCTTGCTCATGTTTAGGGTTCCCAGGGAGTAGCTGAACGTTCCCGCGGTTAAGAACCCCAATCCCTTAACGAAGGCATGGGTGAATATCTGGAACATCGCAAGCTTTATTCCAAGCCCGGAACCGAAGACGGCAAAGAGAACTCCACTGTACATCACCGCCGCTTCGGCCATCGTTGAATATGCAAGCAACCTCTTGGCATCTTTCTGCATTGGGTAGGCTATCGTGGTTATCAGGAGAGTTATCGCAAGTAGGAAAAGCATTATAAAGCCGCCAGCTTTTGGAATTGGGTTCATGAACTGAACCACCCTCGCTAGGAGGAAAACACCCATCTCTATCATCGCCGCCCCATGGAGAAATGCGCTGGCTGGTGTTGGAGCCTCCATGGCATCGGGAAGCCATGAGTATAGTGGGAATTGGGCGCTCTTCGTGAAGGCTGCTATCATGGCTCCCAAGAAGACAAGGAGCTTAACATCCTGGGGCAAGCTTGAAAGAGAGAGTAGGGAGAGGTCATGTGTTTTTAAGTATGCGAGGGCAAAAGCCGAGTAAAGACCGACGAGCGCTCCAAAGTTTGGCATTAAAAGGGCTTTATAAGCTGCTCTTATCGCCTCCTTCGTTCCATAGAAGCTGACAACACCCCAGCAGGCAAGGCTCATGAGCTCAAAGAACACGAGCATCTGTAGCATCGAAGATGAGAACAGGAAACCCAGGGTTGAGCCCAAGAATATAAGCATCCACCCATGAAACCTTCCCTTCCCCTCCCTCACGGGCCTCTCCCTGTTTTGAGGTGAGAGATAGTCGATGGAGTACAGCATGAAGAGGAAGCCCACGAGGGAAACCACAAACGCTATCGGGAGGGAGATATCATCAACTATTAGGCCGTAAACTTCACCGAAGTTATTAACTTCCGCAAGAACAACGTGCCTGGGCGTAAAGGTTATGAGTGAATAAGTTATCGTGAGGAGGGAGAAGCCCGAAGCTCCTACCAACAGGGCATCGGCTCTCTTACCGTCTAGCCTAAACGCAAAAATTCCCGCGAGTATGGGGACTAAAAAGGAAAAAATAATGAGGTCCATGCTTCCACCTCACAGCAGGTATATCGGCTCCTTCTCTCCTCTCTCCCTCGCCTCTTTGAGGCGAGAAACGAAGCTTCCCTCCCTGTCCCAAAGTACCTCGTTTATCTCGCCGAACTTCAATGCTTCAGTTGGGCATGAAGAAACGCAGGCTGGAAGCTTTCCTTCCGCTCTTCTCTCCGAGCATAGGTCGCACTTGTCCATGATCTTGTTTACCTCATCTATCTTCGGAACACCGAACGGGCAGGCAACGGCACACATCAGACAGCCAATGCACTTGAGGGGATCGAAGGCTACTGCCCCATCCTGATCCCTGTACAGTGCACCCGTTGGACAGACCTCCAGACAGGGGGCTTTTTCACAGTGCCTGCAGTTGAAGGGTATCGTCGTTAAGTCTGGGAACTCAAAGACCCTTATTCTCGCTTCCCCGTGCTCCATCTCGCAGGCCACTTCACAGGCCCTGCAGCCAATGCAACGCTTGAAGTCTATGAAGATCTTCTTGCTCATTCTACCACCTCCTTGGTGACCCTGCAGGCCACTGCCTTCAGCTCTGGCATCTTGGAGAACTCATCTATCGCATCATCTTTCGTGAGGAAATTAACTCCCCAGTGCCAGGGCATCGCGACAACACCTTTCCTTATCCTATCCGTAACCATAGCCCTAACAACGAGGGAACCCCTTCTCGTCTCAACTCTAACCCTATCTCCATCCCTTATTCCAAGCGCTTTGGCATCCTCTGGGTTTATCATCAGAAAACTCTCGGGCCATCTCTTAATTAGGCTCTTGCTCCTCATGCTCATGGTTCCCGTGTGGAAGTGACCTACTTGCCTGAAGTTAGTCAGCCACAGTGGGTATTCCTCGTCCGGAACTTCTCCCGGCTGAACCCACTTGACCGGCGTAAGCTGGGCCCTCCCGGTCTTAGTCGGGAAGCCCTTCAAGAACAGCCTTGGAGTTTCTGACTCTTCATCTGGGCATGGATAGAAGCAGCCTTCCAAGTTAGAGTTCAATCTTTCAGGTGTTGCTCCTTTGAGTGCTGGAATTGCCCTGTTTATTTCCCTGAGTATGTCATCAACGCTAGAGTAGTTGAAGTACTCACCGACGCCGAGTTCTCTAGCCAGCATGACAAGTATCTCCCAGTCGGGCTTTGCCTCTCCTGGCGGTTTAATTGCCCTAAAGCTCCTCATCACTCTCCTGTTCTGAGTTATCACGGTTCCCGTCTTCTCATACCAGCTCGCCGCTGGGAGTATTACATCAGCAAACTTCGTTGTTTCTGTCGGGAAGATGTCGCTTACAACGACGAAGGCCTTCTCGAGGGCTTCCTCAATTAGGCTCGAGTTTGCAAGAGATCTGGCTGGATTTTGACCCATTATGAATATTCCCTTCACCTTTCCCTCAGCCATGGCCTTGAATATAGCCTGATAGTGGAGACCAGGCTCTCTTGGAACCTCAAATCCCCAGAGCTCACTGAACTTCTTCGCATTTTCCTCATTCAGCGGGACAGGCCCAGGGAGCTGGGCGCAATTAACCCCAGGAACTGCGGCACAAAGGCCACAATGGGCCCCAGGAATTACTCCCGAGAACACACCCTCCTTCCCTATGTTTCCAGTTATCGCAATCAAGTTAGCTATTGCCAAAGCAGTCATCGTTCCATTCGCGTGCTGATTCACTCCCTCGTTGAGCACTATAGTTGCGTTGCCACCCGTAGCTAAGAGCTCTGCTGCCCTCTTTATCATCTCCGCCGGCACTCCGCTAACCTTCTCGGCCCACTCTGGGGTGTACTCCTCCACTGACTTTGCGAGCTCCTCAAAGTTGTCCGTTCTTTCCTCAACGAACTTCTTGTCATAGAGTTCGTTCTTTATTATGTGGTTAAGCATCGCCAAGGCAACCGCAAGATCCGTTCCTGGGTAAGGCTGGAGGTGAATGTCGGCAAACTTGGCTGTCTTAGTCTTTATTGGATCAACTACTATCATCTTTGCTCCATTGTCGAGGGCCTTCTCGAAGTACTGGCCGAAGAGAACTGGGTTAGTTTCGGCTGGATTGTACCCCCAGACTAGAATTACCTTGGATTTTACTATATCATCGAAGGGATTCGTCTGAGCAGGGCTTCCAAACACCTTGCTCCTAGCGACGAAGTTTGAGGACTGACAGAGCCTCCCGGCGAATTCCACATTGTTCGTTCCCAGGGCCCTAGCAAGCTTCTGAAGGACGTAGTTATCCTCGAGGGAACATCTCTCGCTCCCCAGGAAGGCTAGGGCCTCAGGCCCATTTTCCTCGATTATTTCCTTAAACTTCTGGGCAACGTACCTTATGGCCTCTTCCCAAGAAACCTCCTCAAACTTTCCGTTTCTCTTAATTAGGGGTTTCTTAAGCCTGTCTGGGCTTATGGTGAATTGGTAGGAGGCAACGCCCTTGGGGCATAGCTTACCCCTGTTGGGGGTGTTTGGGTGATCGTAATCCCACTCGATCTTCCTGGGATGGCCGTTTACTGAGACTATGTACAGCCTACACCCAACGGAGCACCACGGACATACAACTGGCACGAGTTCCTCCATGCTTACCACCTTGAATTTTGTGACTGACTGGTCATTCAGTGTTCGATGAGCAATTTTAAATATTTTTCGGGTTTATATGCAAGGATGAACACATTAGAACGTCAAAGGTTAATTTAGTTCATTTACTGTTATTGGAATTGTTAATTGAATTCGTTAAAATCTGAACGAGGTTCTCCAAGTACTCTTCATGGCCTATTGGGCTACAGTCCTCGGAGTACAGGTAGTGAAGCAGGCTCCCGAGGAAAGTCCTGAAGAGAACCTCTGCCTTTTTCTCCTCGATGTTCACAAATTCCAAAACTCTCCTTGTTCCTTCCTTGATCAGCTTAGAACATAGCTCCCTATGAAGGTCGTTTAGTGATTGAATGCTGCTCTTTATCGAGACCGTGTGGAAGAATATGCACGCGAGCTTCCTGTCGGAGTAATGCTCGAAGAACTTCCTCCCCAGGAACATCAAATAATCCCGAAGGCTTCTGAAGTTCTCCCTATCGGCGGGCTTAAAGACGTCGCTCAAAGCCTGAAAGGGCATTGCCATAATCGCAACTTCCCTTATTATGTCTTCCTTTCTCTTGAAGTAGAGGTAGAAGGTCCCCTTTGCTACCCCTGCATCTCTAACTATCTCATCCACCGTTACCCTGTCAAAGCCCTTCCTTGCGAAGAGTTTCTTAGCTGAGTGCAGGAGTTTTTCCCGGGTGTCCAAAGTGATCACCAGCTCCAAATATGGATAAGGTATTTAATAAATTATACTTAGACTTCTTTATTACTGGAATTAGCACTCTCCTCCCCCTTTTGGCCTCCTTCTTGATCATCTTTAGCACTTCTTCGGGCAATGATACTTCAAGTGAGCTTGAGGAAGCCAGCCAAATCCAGTTGGAAAACACAACAAGACCTTCAAAGGTAGGATAGAGGAAGTTCTTGAAATGCTGGAGGTTGGAGAGTACGTTGAGGTCGTCGCAACTTATGAGGGTGGAGCCTAGAAGGCTGAGGAGATCAAGATAAATGGAACGACGTTGAGGAGGGGATAAAATGAAACTGGGGATGTTCGTCTCAATAGTCTTATTTTTTTCTATGGCTTATAACAGGGATAACTGGGACTATTCTGCTTTTAGGTAGGCCTGCGTCCCTAGTGAGGATAGTGGATGCTTTGCACGTCCATCTAGGCTTCGCATTCTTCGGGCCTTTCCGTGGTTCATATCTACCTGAACTGGACCGCATTGAAGAGCTACTTTAAAAAATTGGTCTAGGGAACTTCCACCACATACTTTTTATTCCCCTCCTCAAATCCTTTGAAGCTCCCCAACTTCAGACCGAGGAGAGCCTTTTCTATATCGACAACCTTCATCGCTGCGAGGTGGGTTACTCCCGTTCCCTTAAGAAACTCTGGAAGCAGTTGGCCCGTCGGGCCAGTTAAAACAAACAGCTTGGCCTTTTTGGCTCTTTCAAGTAGCATATCTATTGTGGCATTAACCAAACAACTGGCACTTGCAATTACTACATCCATCTCTGGCAGTAGGTGGTACTCTAAGGCATCACTGTAGGTATTCTTATCCCAGAGCTTCGCGTTTCTCTCGAAGACGTAAACCTCGTACTTATCTCTTAGTGCTTTCACGAGGGGAGGCATGTTGCCAATTATCGCTATCTTCTCGACATTTTCCGGGATTAGCTCAAGAACATCGACCCACTCCGCGTTGCTCAGGTCTATGTGGTACTGGGAGACCGCATTTATCGCTGCAAGACCAAGTGTTCTCTCTATTACGTTTATGCTGTCTGCTTTCTCAATAAACTCTTCAAGGGAAATTTCTTTTATTGAATTCCTGTACCTCTGAACTTCCTCAGGTAAAGTCATGGCCACACCTAATGCTCTACCCTTTTCGCCCTCAATGAGAACCCATGTATAGGGAAGGCCAAAGGAAAAGTCCACTACCTCAAGGTCATCAATAAGCTTAAGGGCCTTCTTCTTTATCTTGCCCAACAACATCCAATCACCTCCAATATCTATCGCCTTTAACCCAGACATTTATTTCAGGGATAACGAACTTTCCATTATCAACCTTGAGAGTTAGTCCTTCCAGCTCTTTCAGGGACAGCGTGAGACCCCAAGAGAGCAGGACTTCAGTCATATTCCTAAGGCAACGTTCCTAGGGAGATCTATAAAGACTCAAAGTCCTTGAGCAGAAATTTTTAGCTTTATCGTGCTTTATTGTGTATAGAGGGCTTGGGTTTCCGTTAATGGTAGAGTGGTGAAGCCCCCGGCGACGGGGTCAATGTAGTCAATGTGTGCATAAGCCTTTTGCTAATGTACCTCATCTTTCCAAGTTACCTTGTTCAGAACTCTCACTCCTCGTGCTTCAGCTATGAGATCTGGAGATAGGGGTTTAGACTGTGGGATTATCCTTACAAAGTACCCGTTGCAGACGAGAACTTTCGCATGGGCTCCTGCCTAGAGAAGGGTAAAGGCGCCCCAGCCTTCTTATCTATATCGTGATCCCATGGCGTCCAGCAACTACTCTTAGTGGAGCCTGCCGAAACCGGGTTCCTGATGGCAACTACTTCAACGAGAAACCCTCCTAATAGGAGGGCTCCACTAAGCTTTCTCCAGTGCATATCGATGCCACCCCTCAGAGCAGTTATTACTACTTGCTTGGTTATATATAATCCTTATGCTGAATAATATTATTATAACTGCAAATTGTTTGTTTTAATTAAATCTAAGTAATAATATAGACAAAATATTGTAGTGGCGTAACATATCAAGATATTTAGATATAAATAAAGTTTTGTACTCTACACGTAGCTTTGGATGTTTTATTGTAATTAATTTGATAGTTCAACATGCATGTTAATATTGGGAACATTTTTTATCCTAATCTTTAACTTAAACAAAGAGAAATTTTAAAATATTTAGTAGCATAACGTATAGTGGGGTGATCTAATGGAAAAGCTGAAAATAATGCTTGGAATAACTGTGGTTGTAATACTATTAGTAAGTACTACAGCTGGAGCTTATCAATACTTTAGCAAACCAGAAAAGGGCTTGCTAATTGAGCTTCCAAATCCAGATAAGATAATGGGTAGAAGTTCAATTGCCAGCTTACTGGCTCATAAGTACGAGTACTACGTTCAAGTTCAGGTAATGACGCGGAAAGGCTTCAGAACCGTTTACTTAGGAAGTTCCTCAGGTAAAATACTAATCCCCAGTTCAAAGTTCTCCGAGATTAAACGTTCTTGGAATGATGTAAATCCAGCCGTTCTCATTGATGTATGGCTCGTTGAGCCTGAAACTGGGAAAACGTACGAAGTTGGAACGTTCAGCACAAGGCTTACTGAGAACTCAGTTAAGGGT
It encodes:
- a CDS encoding hydrogenase 4 subunit D, whose protein sequence is MDLIIFSFLVPILAGIFAFRLDGKRADALLVGASGFSLLTITYSLITFTPRHVVLAEVNNFGEVYGLIVDDISLPIAFVVSLVGFLFMLYSIDYLSPQNRERPVREGKGRFHGWMLIFLGSTLGFLFSSSMLQMLVFFELMSLACWGVVSFYGTKEAIRAAYKALLMPNFGALVGLYSAFALAYLKTHDLSLLSLSSLPQDVKLLVFLGAMIAAFTKSAQFPLYSWLPDAMEAPTPASAFLHGAAMIEMGVFLLARVVQFMNPIPKAGGFIMLFLLAITLLITTIAYPMQKDAKRLLAYSTMAEAAVMYSGVLFAVFGSGLGIKLAMFQIFTHAFVKGLGFLTAGTFSYSLGTLNMSKIKVGGLVGTVWMLSLFGLAGAPPFGIFFSKALLLRSGVQIGGLCWAIVLLILLDSTVFFVVSALRVRDMLGGEDLKVTGLMRGVIAILAVLAVIAPALGYKLIVGW
- a CDS encoding 4Fe-4S dicluster domain-containing protein, encoding MSKKIFIDFKRCIGCRACEVACEMEHGEARIRVFEFPDLTTIPFNCRHCEKAPCLEVCPTGALYRDQDGAVAFDPLKCIGCLMCAVACPFGVPKIDEVNKIMDKCDLCSERRAEGKLPACVSSCPTEALKFGEINEVLWDREGSFVSRLKEARERGEKEPIYLL
- the fdhF gene encoding formate dehydrogenase subunit alpha → MEELVPVVCPWCSVGCRLYIVSVNGHPRKIEWDYDHPNTPNRGKLCPKGVASYQFTISPDRLKKPLIKRNGKFEEVSWEEAIRYVAQKFKEIIEENGPEALAFLGSERCSLEDNYVLQKLARALGTNNVEFAGRLCQSSNFVARSKVFGSPAQTNPFDDIVKSKVILVWGYNPAETNPVLFGQYFEKALDNGAKMIVVDPIKTKTAKFADIHLQPYPGTDLAVALAMLNHIIKNELYDKKFVEERTDNFEELAKSVEEYTPEWAEKVSGVPAEMIKRAAELLATGGNATIVLNEGVNQHANGTMTALAIANLIAITGNIGKEGVFSGVIPGAHCGLCAAVPGVNCAQLPGPVPLNEENAKKFSELWGFEVPREPGLHYQAIFKAMAEGKVKGIFIMGQNPARSLANSSLIEEALEKAFVVVSDIFPTETTKFADVILPAASWYEKTGTVITQNRRVMRSFRAIKPPGEAKPDWEILVMLARELGVGEYFNYSSVDDILREINRAIPALKGATPERLNSNLEGCFYPCPDEESETPRLFLKGFPTKTGRAQLTPVKWVQPGEVPDEEYPLWLTNFRQVGHFHTGTMSMRSKSLIKRWPESFLMINPEDAKALGIRDGDRVRVETRRGSLVVRAMVTDRIRKGVVAMPWHWGVNFLTKDDAIDEFSKMPELKAVACRVTKEVVE
- a CDS encoding TetR/AcrR family transcriptional regulator, whose protein sequence is MDTREKLLHSAKKLFARKGFDRVTVDEIVRDAGVAKGTFYLYFKRKEDIIREVAIMAMPFQALSDVFKPADRENFRSLRDYLMFLGRKFFEHYSDRKLACIFFHTVSIKSSIQSLNDLHRELCSKLIKEGTRRVLEFVNIEEKKAEVLFRTFLGSLLHYLYSEDCSPIGHEEYLENLVQILTNSINNSNNSK
- a CDS encoding Rossmann-like domain-containing protein; the encoded protein is MLLGKIKKKALKLIDDLEVVDFSFGLPYTWVLIEGEKGRALGVAMTLPEEVQRYRNSIKEISLEEFIEKADSINVIERTLGLAAINAVSQYHIDLSNAEWVDVLELIPENVEKIAIIGNMPPLVKALRDKYEVYVFERNAKLWDKNTYSDALEYHLLPEMDVVIASASCLVNATIDMLLERAKKAKLFVLTGPTGQLLPEFLKGTGVTHLAAMKVVDIEKALLGLKLGSFKGFEEGNKKYVVEVP